The genomic window GGCGGATCGACGGAGCGGCGATGCCCCGGAGATGGTGCTGGGGATGCCGCACCCGTACAGGATTCTGTTCTGTGAGCGCGATCGGCGTCCTCGATAGCCGACGGCCCGAGCTGGTGGCGGAGGTCGAGCCGGGGGCCTGTGTCCTCTGCGGCCCTGCCCCGTCGCGGCTTATGTACCAAATCCGTGAGCTACAGGGTCCGCTCCACATGAAGGCCCTCACGGGCGACCAGGTCTTTGATGTCCGCCGGTGCCTCTCGTGCGGCCTCGTGTTTCTCGATCCCTGGTACTCGTCCCAGCGGGTCCGGAAGATTTACAGCGACGAGTACTTCCGGCGGTCGGCGGACCCCGAGGGGCGGCCTCGGAGCTACCTCGGGGAGCGGGCGGAGAAGGTGCGGGCGTTCAGAGAGGAGGCGAGGCGTCTCCAGCGGTTCAAGGGCGGGGGGCGGCTCCTGGATGTCGGCTGCGGTCCAGGGTTTTTCCTCGCCAGCCTGGGGGACCAGTGGGAGAGGCACGGGATTGATCTCTCCCCGTTCGCGGTCGCCCGGGCGAGGGAGGAGGGCTTCCACGTCCTGCAGGGCGAGTTCACGGGCGAGGAGTTCGCCGCGGAGTGCTTCGATGCGGTGACGCTCTTCCAGGTCCTCGACCACGTGCCGGACCCGCTGGCGATCCTTCGCGCCTCCTATCGGGTTCTGAAGCGAGACGGCGTGCTCCTGCTCACGGCTTTCAACATCGGGAGCTTCTGCGCGAGGGTCTTTCAGGAAGGGTATCGGGTCCTCGGCACCAATCACTTCCACTACTTTGCTCCGAAGACGGTCTCGCTGGTCCTGAAGCACGCGGGCTTCAAGACGATCCGGATCGAGTTCCCGTACTTCGGGACGCCGTACTGCTCCGCGCGGGAGGTCGGGAGGCTGCTGGTCGGGCTGGGGCGGAAGGCGATGGACTGCATCACGGGCCGTCGGAGGACCATCCTCTCGCCGCCGTTCTACGGGAATCTCATGCGCGTCATCGCCTGCAAGCAGGAGCTCAGCGCGAGGAGCCTTGCGGACGTGCAGGCGCATCCCTAGAGGAGAGGGCCTCATGCTCTTCTACAGAGACTCGGAGAAGGCGGATCCGTTCTCCCGGATCTACGGTCATCCCCAGTGGCTGTTCCCCTACGAGCTGCCGCTCCCGGAGTTCCCTCTGATGATCGACATGGAGATCACGAACCACTGCAACCTCGACTGCATCTTCTGCTCTCGCCAGCTCATGAGCCGCAAGCAGGGGGTGATGGATTTCGGGGTCTTCACGAAGATCATCGACGAGGTGGCCCCATACGGGACGGGGATCCGGATCAGCGGCTGGGGCGAGCCGTTCCTGCATCCCCGCGTCGTCGAGATGGCGGAGTACGCCCATGCGAAGGAGGTGACCGTCCAGGTCACCACGAACGCCACCATCATGAGCGAGGAGCGGGCGGAGCGCATCGTCAGGTCCGGGCTGGACGAGCTGCGCTTCTCCATGCAGGGGCTGAACAAGCAT from Candidatus Rokuibacteriota bacterium includes these protein-coding regions:
- a CDS encoding class I SAM-dependent methyltransferase, with product MSAIGVLDSRRPELVAEVEPGACVLCGPAPSRLMYQIRELQGPLHMKALTGDQVFDVRRCLSCGLVFLDPWYSSQRVRKIYSDEYFRRSADPEGRPRSYLGERAEKVRAFREEARRLQRFKGGGRLLDVGCGPGFFLASLGDQWERHGIDLSPFAVARAREEGFHVLQGEFTGEEFAAECFDAVTLFQVLDHVPDPLAILRASYRVLKRDGVLLLTAFNIGSFCARVFQEGYRVLGTNHFHYFAPKTVSLVLKHAGFKTIRIEFPYFGTPYCSAREVGRLLVGLGRKAMDCITGRRRTILSPPFYGNLMRVIACKQELSARSLADVQAHP